Below is a window of Rhodopseudomonas sp. P2A-2r DNA.
GCGATCAGTTGGACGAAGCCCTCTGTGGAATCGGCACGGCACGATGAGACATCGAGGGCGGCAGCGATCTCGCCGTGCTCGTCGAAGATTGGAACGGTGGTGCAGCTGAGCAGCGAATTACGCGAGAAGAAGTGCTGGTCGCGGTGAATCGTCAGCGCCCGTTCTTCGGCCAGACAAGTGCCGATCCCGTTCGTCCCCTCGTACTGTTCGCTCCAGATCGCGCCCGTCCATAGCCCCCATGACTCGAAGGTTCGATCATCGCCCTGCGCGCCGCGGCGATCGACGACGATGCCATCGCGGTCCGAGAGCAGGACGCAACAGCCGACGCTGCCCACCGCCGCAAGCAGCCTGTCGAGGGTGGCCTGCGCGGCGCGCAACAGCGGCCCGAGCTTGTGCTGGGCCTGGTGAACTTCGGATTCTGTCAAACGAAGCGACGGCGCATTGCTGGCGGGATCCAGCGCGTGCAGGCGTCCGGACCGCCGCCAAGAGGCAGCGAGCGCAGAACTGGCCGCTTCGGCGCCGGCGATGACTCGCTCGACCCGACGGATATGCGCCCCACTGGATGGCCGTTGCATCGCGGATCTCCTGGCTGTCTCCTGGCTAGTTTTGTCCGTCCTGCGCGACGAGGAGCGAAGCGCTCGTTGTCGACGAGACGATGGCCTATTCAGGCCAGGCGGCTTCCTCTCGGTGCCCTTGCATTTTGCTGCAGTATATATCGCGTTCGGCGTTAGCCAACCGAGAAGTGCAGCCGCCCGATGTCGGTACGGTAATAGGCGGTGTAGTACTCCGCCGGCTCTTCGTGCGTTGCGAAACCGATTGATTCAATTGCGATAAGCGGCGTGTTTTCCAGCACATCCAGAAGCCGGGCTTCTTCGGGGCCGGCCGTCACTGCCGCCAGCCAGCGGCGCGAAACATGCTCCAAATAGAAAGACCGGGAGCGATCCCGGCCTTTTCTGTCATTCGGCCCACGATACTTGAACGCGGATCAGGCGGACGGAGCGGCAGTGCCCGCGAGTTCGCACAGCGTGCTGATAATCTGGCTCGATCGATACGGCTTGGCGATGAACCGCCCGCCATCGGGCAGGTCACCGTCACGGACATGGAAATGCCCGGACGTGGCGATGATCCCGATCGGCGGCCATCGATGAGCGACTGCATGGGCGAGCTTGAGGCCGTTCATGGAGCTGGGCATGTCGATATCGGTGAATATGATTCGGATATCGGTGCGGCTTTCCAGCAAGCGGATGGCAACGTCCGCGCCATCGGCCTCCAGAACCTGGAAGCCGGCCTCCTCGATCATCTCCGCGGCATGCATGCGCAACAGCGCATCGTCCTCGACCACAAGAACAAGCGTGGCTGACGAGGATGTGTCTGCCATGGACTCTGGATTTTGATGAGCGGTACCATGGTCCAAGGAATGAAGTTGGGGGCGCGAACTAAAAGAAGTCATGGATCAAAAATCCGGCGTCACAAAAGCCGCCGCGGCGCATGGCCGGAATGTACGGTGAGGTGACACTGACCAAGCAACTGGCGCAGCAATGGTTCCGCCCCTGCGCCGGACGAAGCCTGCACAATTACGTCTGCTCAATGATTGGTACCGGACATTTGCTACGAGACGTGTGCATGCGCCGGGTGGATCCGGTCGCGCATCACCTTGAACACACCATGAGACGTTGCGACCAGGCGTTCGTCGACCGATACCTGCGTGGTCATGAAGATGAGGCTCTTTGTCGTGCGAACGGCATGCGGCCTGGAGATCATGAGGTCGCCGATCCGCGCAGCGTCGATGAAGTGCGTGTCCATCTGGATGGTGGCGAGGCTTTCCGCGCCCGAGACGAAGCGCGCGGTCATACCGCAGGTGCGATCGGCCAGCGTCATCAGCACGCCGCCCTGGACCACGCCGCGGCGGTTGCGATGCTTGTCCTGGCCGAGAATGGCATATTCGGGCGCCGCGCCGACCATCCGGTGCCACAGCGGTCCGACGAGGTTGATGAATCCGTCATCGTCCATGATGGTCCAGCCATCGGCGCAAAGCCTGGCGTTCGCCGCTTCCGTCATTCATCGTCCTTCCGGCGCATGCCGCGTTATGCCGTGCGCGGACGGCGTCCTTCGATGGGATAGGCGGGATCGTTGTAGCCGGGTGTGGACGGATGGCCGCTGGCCACGAGGCTATCGATCAGCGCTTCGTCGTCCTTGGTAAAACGATAGTCCAGCGCCTTCAGGTAGTCGTCCCACTGCGCTACGGTGCGCGGGCCCGCAAGCACCGAGGTGACGAACGCGCTGTTGAGCACCCAGGACACCGCAAATTGTCCGGCGGTGATGCCGCGTGCTTCGGCATAGGCGCGAATCTGCCGTGCCAGCCGCAGCGACTCCGGCCGCCATTCGGTTTGCATCATCCTCGTGTCGTTGCGACCGGCGCGGGTGTCGGCGGCGGGTGGCGCATCGGGCGCGTATTTTCCGGTCAGCACGCCCCTCGCCAGCGGGCTGTAGGGCACTACGCCCATGCCGTAATGTCCGCAAGCCGGAAAATGCTCCACTTCGGGCATCCGGTTCATGGCGTTGTAATAGGGCTGGCTGACGATCGGCCGGTCCATGCCGAGCCGGTCGCAGATGTTGCAGATTTCCGCGACACGCCAGCCGCGATAGTTGGACAGGCCGAAATAGCGCACCTTGCCCTGGCGGATCAGGTCGCCGATGGCGCGCACGGTCTCGTCCAGCGGCGTCGCGTGATCCTCCTTGTGCAGGTAGTAGATGTCGATCACGTCGGTGCCGAGCCGCTTCAGGCTCTCCTCGGCCGCCTGCAGCACCCAGCGCCGCGACAGGCCGCCACGATTGGGATCGGTGCCCATGGCATTGGCGAGCTTGGTGGCGAGAATCCAGTGCTGCCGCTGCGCGGCGATGGCGCGTCCCACCACCTGTTCCGATCCGCCGCTGGAATAGACGTCGGCGGTATCGATGAAATTGACCCCGGCGTCGCGCGCGCTGTCGATGATGCGGGCGGATGTCGGCTCGTCGGTGGCGCCGCCGAACATCATGGTGCCCAGGCAGATCGGTG
It encodes the following:
- a CDS encoding GAF domain-containing protein; translated protein: MQRPSSGAHIRRVERVIAGAEAASSALAASWRRSGRLHALDPASNAPSLRLTESEVHQAQHKLGPLLRAAQATLDRLLAAVGSVGCCVLLSDRDGIVVDRRGAQGDDRTFESWGLWTGAIWSEQYEGTNGIGTCLAEERALTIHRDQHFFSRNSLLSCTTVPIFDEHGEIAAALDVSSCRADSTEGFVQLIAVAAADAARHIEAENFRLAFPDARIVLAPGSERAGRSLLAVDHDDLVIGATRAARMALGINAATLARPIPAADLIGQVNERHDDLETAERAVLQRALARADGNVSKAAKDLDMSRATLHRKMRQLALHR
- a CDS encoding UTRA domain-containing protein, with translation MEHVSRRWLAAVTAGPEEARLLDVLENTPLIAIESIGFATHEEPAEYYTAYYRTDIGRLHFSVG
- a CDS encoding response regulator, which codes for MADTSSSATLVLVVEDDALLRMHAAEMIEEAGFQVLEADGADVAIRLLESRTDIRIIFTDIDMPSSMNGLKLAHAVAHRWPPIGIIATSGHFHVRDGDLPDGGRFIAKPYRSSQIISTLCELAGTAAPSA
- a CDS encoding PaaI family thioesterase, producing MTEAANARLCADGWTIMDDDGFINLVGPLWHRMVGAAPEYAILGQDKHRNRRGVVQGGVLMTLADRTCGMTARFVSGAESLATIQMDTHFIDAARIGDLMISRPHAVRTTKSLIFMTTQVSVDERLVATSHGVFKVMRDRIHPAHAHVS
- a CDS encoding aldo/keto reductase, which codes for MNYRQLGRSGLKVSPICLGTMMFGGATDEPTSARIIDSARDAGVNFIDTADVYSSGGSEQVVGRAIAAQRQHWILATKLANAMGTDPNRGGLSRRWVLQAAEESLKRLGTDVIDIYYLHKEDHATPLDETVRAIGDLIRQGKVRYFGLSNYRGWRVAEICNICDRLGMDRPIVSQPYYNAMNRMPEVEHFPACGHYGMGVVPYSPLARGVLTGKYAPDAPPAADTRAGRNDTRMMQTEWRPESLRLARQIRAYAEARGITAGQFAVSWVLNSAFVTSVLAGPRTVAQWDDYLKALDYRFTKDDEALIDSLVASGHPSTPGYNDPAYPIEGRRPRTA